From one Caldithrix abyssi DSM 13497 genomic stretch:
- a CDS encoding four helix bundle protein codes for MKENLIQKRSFAFSLNIIKLYQKLQANKEFVISKQLLRCGTSIGANIVEATAAQSKKDFLSKMSIASKEARETKYWLRLLNESDLVKISLESYLTEIDEIINILTKIVKTTARNLETKKK; via the coding sequence ATGAAAGAAAATTTGATTCAAAAACGCTCATTTGCTTTTTCGTTAAACATTATTAAACTTTACCAAAAGCTTCAAGCAAATAAAGAGTTTGTCATTTCAAAACAATTATTACGTTGTGGAACCAGTATTGGTGCAAATATCGTGGAAGCAACGGCTGCTCAAAGTAAGAAGGATTTTTTAAGTAAAATGTCCATTGCATCAAAGGAAGCAAGGGAAACAAAATACTGGTTGCGTCTTTTAAATGAAAGTGATCTGGTGAAAATATCTTTGGAATCTTATTTAACAGAAATTGATGAAATAATAAATATTTTAACAAAAATCGTCAAAACGACAGCAAGGAATTTGGAAACCAAGAAAAAGTGA
- a CDS encoding orotidine 5'-phosphate decarboxylase / HUMPS family protein encodes MNVRKLIPALDTSDLNQIEHLVQTIDQHELIYGYKLGFIAGLTHGLPEVVETIRRFSAKPIIYDHQKAATDIPDMGKRFAQVMKHSGVDEVILFPQAGPATLEAWVKALKEEELKVIVGGIMTHARYRVSEGGYLDDRAVLDIYSRSASLGVRRFVVPLTKPDAVREVVQQLPDAGQAEFYSPGFGKQGGDPAQFGFLRTHYLIVGRALLGAKDPLDYLDGVQKELKV; translated from the coding sequence GTGAACGTACGTAAATTGATTCCTGCCCTGGACACCAGCGATTTGAATCAAATTGAACATTTGGTGCAAACAATTGATCAACACGAATTGATTTATGGCTATAAACTGGGCTTTATTGCCGGATTAACGCACGGCCTGCCAGAGGTTGTGGAGACCATCCGCCGTTTTTCCGCCAAGCCGATCATTTACGACCATCAGAAGGCGGCCACCGACATCCCGGACATGGGCAAACGTTTTGCACAGGTCATGAAGCACAGCGGTGTAGATGAGGTGATTTTGTTTCCGCAGGCCGGGCCGGCCACCCTGGAAGCGTGGGTAAAGGCGCTTAAGGAAGAAGAGTTAAAGGTCATTGTGGGCGGAATTATGACCCATGCCCGCTATCGTGTTTCGGAAGGCGGTTATCTGGATGACCGGGCCGTACTGGATATTTACAGCCGTTCGGCGTCGCTGGGCGTAAGGCGTTTTGTGGTGCCGCTGACCAAGCCGGATGCCGTGCGCGAGGTTGTCCAACAATTGCCCGATGCCGGGCAGGCAGAATTCTATTCCCCCGGCTTTGGTAAACAGGGCGGCGATCCGGCGCAGTTCGGCTTTCTTCGCACGCATTACCTGATCGTGGGCCGTGCGCTGTTGGGTGCTAAAGATCCGCTGGATTATCTGGATGGTGTGCAAAAGGAATTGAAGGTTTAA
- the purF gene encoding amidophosphoribosyltransferase, with protein MCGVIGVYGYEDVAADIINGLETLQHRGQDSAGLVVFNGSFKMHKGNGSVSTVFKNLPLDRFKGEIGLGHVRYSTIGSTEAVDAQPIAVNYPYGLAMVHNGNVVNFNELRRKLYEEHHRLLDTSNDVALILYTLATQLEQKDLRHLTVEDIFDSVQGVQRIVQGAYSAITIIANKGLLAFTDPFGIRPLVMGRKFTDKGVIYGFASESTTFDFLGYEKIRDLKPGEMVFIDEERKIHSKIGLTKRQAFCVFEYIYFAREDSVIHNRLVASERVRMGKRLAQKIKESDLQPDIIIDVPNSAYFFASAMAEELGIPYRRGLAKNHHMGRTFITPGQKEREQMVRRKLNPIRDIVKGKKVAVVDDSIVRGTTSKRIVEMLRAAGAREVYFISASPPVKHPCIYGIDMSVKREILASHYDVDEIRQYLGADAVIYQDLEDLIDLYKDLPICHACFSGQYPTGAGEEVLEAIEKEKLQSNRV; from the coding sequence ATGTGCGGCGTAATAGGCGTTTACGGCTACGAAGATGTGGCCGCGGATATCATAAACGGTCTGGAAACATTGCAGCACCGCGGGCAGGATTCCGCCGGTCTGGTGGTGTTTAACGGTTCATTTAAAATGCACAAGGGTAACGGCTCTGTAAGCACGGTTTTTAAAAATCTCCCCCTGGATCGTTTTAAGGGCGAAATCGGTCTGGGACACGTACGCTATTCCACCATTGGTTCTACCGAAGCGGTGGATGCCCAGCCCATTGCCGTTAATTATCCTTACGGTTTGGCCATGGTACACAATGGCAACGTGGTTAACTTTAATGAACTGCGGCGTAAGCTTTACGAAGAACACCACCGCCTGCTGGATACCTCCAACGATGTGGCTCTAATTCTGTACACGCTGGCCACGCAACTGGAACAAAAGGATTTGCGCCATTTAACGGTAGAGGACATCTTCGATTCAGTTCAGGGCGTTCAGCGTATTGTGCAGGGCGCGTACTCAGCCATTACCATTATTGCCAATAAGGGCTTGCTGGCCTTTACCGATCCTTTTGGCATTCGGCCGCTGGTCATGGGACGGAAGTTTACCGATAAAGGCGTGATTTACGGCTTTGCTTCGGAAAGCACCACCTTCGATTTTTTGGGCTACGAAAAAATCCGCGATTTGAAACCCGGCGAAATGGTGTTTATCGATGAAGAGCGCAAAATTCACTCCAAAATCGGTTTGACTAAACGGCAGGCTTTTTGCGTGTTTGAGTACATCTATTTCGCGCGGGAGGACTCCGTGATTCACAATCGGCTGGTGGCCAGCGAACGCGTTCGCATGGGAAAAAGACTGGCCCAAAAGATTAAGGAGAGCGATCTGCAGCCGGATATTATTATCGATGTGCCCAACTCTGCCTACTTTTTTGCTTCGGCCATGGCCGAAGAATTGGGCATCCCTTACCGACGCGGACTGGCAAAAAACCACCACATGGGCCGCACCTTTATTACCCCGGGCCAAAAGGAGCGGGAACAGATGGTGCGCCGCAAGCTGAATCCCATTCGCGATATTGTTAAAGGTAAAAAGGTTGCCGTGGTGGATGATTCCATTGTTCGCGGAACCACCTCCAAGCGTATTGTGGAAATGCTGCGCGCTGCCGGCGCCAGAGAAGTGTATTTTATCTCCGCATCGCCGCCGGTCAAGCATCCCTGTATTTATGGAATCGATATGTCCGTCAAACGGGAAATTCTGGCCTCCCATTACGATGTGGATGAAATTCGTCAGTACCTGGGCGCAGATGCCGTCATTTACCAGGACCTGGAAGATTTGATCGATTTGTACAAGGACTTACCCATTTGCCACGCCTGCTTTTCGGGACAGTATCCAACCGGAGCGGGTGAGGAAGTGCTGGAAGCCATTGAAAAAGAAAAGTTGCAGTCAAATAGAGTGTAA
- the pyrE gene encoding orotate phosphoribosyltransferase has translation MTQKEWPSKPTDFAGEQFIDFLIEQRALRFGEFTLKSGIKSPFFINIGDIHSGNGYRTLGQVLAQKIHDVFPQTTALYGPPYKGISIVTATAVAYYELYQKNLQTFYSRKEIKQHGEGGVFVGYQPGADDHVLIMDDVLTTGGTKLEAIELLKNHFRTAIEGILVTVDRRTQNQQTGLPGVRLESIINLQDIIQYLKRKNDNRFELLEKFYMGA, from the coding sequence ATGACACAAAAGGAATGGCCATCTAAGCCAACGGATTTTGCCGGAGAGCAATTTATCGATTTTTTAATTGAACAAAGAGCTCTGCGTTTTGGGGAGTTTACTCTCAAATCGGGAATCAAATCCCCCTTTTTTATTAATATTGGCGATATTCATTCGGGTAACGGTTATCGTACGCTGGGACAGGTTCTGGCTCAAAAGATTCACGACGTTTTCCCACAAACAACAGCCCTTTACGGTCCGCCATACAAAGGGATTTCGATTGTCACGGCTACGGCGGTGGCCTACTACGAACTGTATCAGAAAAATCTGCAAACTTTTTACAGCCGTAAAGAAATAAAACAGCACGGCGAAGGCGGCGTATTTGTGGGTTACCAGCCCGGGGCCGACGATCATGTGCTGATTATGGACGATGTATTGACCACCGGCGGCACTAAACTGGAAGCCATTGAGTTGTTGAAAAATCACTTTCGGACGGCCATTGAGGGGATTCTGGTGACAGTCGATCGCCGGACGCAAAACCAGCAAACGGGTCTGCCTGGTGTGCGGCTGGAATCGATCATCAACTTACAGGACATCATCCAGTACCTCAAACGAAAAAATGATAATCGCTTTGAACTGTTAGAAAAATTTTACATGGGAGCTTAA
- the purN gene encoding phosphoribosylglycinamide formyltransferase produces the protein MKKRIAIFISGRGSNMEAILKQVKEGILKDVCEVALVFSNKPTAKGLAVAEKYGVPTAVIPSKGKNRADFEREVIELLKPYRVDYIVLAGFMRILSPLFVRAYKNRIINIHPADTNQFKGVGAYEWAFENKLAETKITVHFVDEGVDTGPIIAQRTVDLRGATTLEEVEKRGLKVEHQFYSEALKKVFSGEFNRQNQE, from the coding sequence ATGAAAAAACGCATTGCCATTTTTATATCCGGACGCGGCAGCAACATGGAAGCCATTTTAAAACAGGTAAAAGAGGGTATTTTAAAAGATGTGTGTGAAGTGGCGCTGGTTTTTTCCAATAAACCAACGGCGAAGGGGCTGGCAGTAGCCGAAAAGTATGGCGTCCCCACTGCTGTCATTCCTTCTAAAGGTAAAAACAGAGCCGATTTTGAGCGGGAAGTCATCGAACTCCTTAAGCCATACCGCGTCGATTACATCGTGCTGGCCGGATTTATGCGCATCCTCAGCCCATTGTTTGTGCGCGCATACAAAAATCGTATTATCAACATCCATCCGGCCGATACCAATCAGTTTAAAGGGGTGGGCGCTTACGAATGGGCCTTCGAAAATAAACTTGCGGAAACCAAAATTACCGTGCATTTTGTGGACGAAGGCGTTGATACCGGCCCGATCATTGCCCAGCGCACCGTTGATTTACGCGGGGCAACCACCCTGGAAGAGGTTGAAAAACGCGGTTTAAAGGTGGAACACCAATTTTACAGCGAAGCGTTAAAAAAGGTTTTTAGCGGAGAATTTAATCGACAAAATCAGGAGTAA
- a CDS encoding DUF559 domain-containing protein, whose amino-acid sequence MVIEIDGGVHLRQKEYDQIRTEIMELKGLKVLRFKNEEVEENLGLVIKKIKEYLK is encoded by the coding sequence TTGGTAATTGAGATTGATGGTGGAGTTCATTTAAGACAGAAGGAATATGATCAGATACGCACCGAGATAATGGAACTTAAAGGTCTTAAGGTACTTCGATTTAAAAATGAGGAAGTAGAAGAAAATTTAGGTTTAGTAATTAAAAAAATTAAGGAATATTTGAAATAA
- the purD gene encoding phosphoribosylamine--glycine ligase, protein MKIAIIGSGGREHALAWKLAQSVGQKNIFCLPGNGGTWNNVSIAPNDFQAIETFCLDEGIELIVVGPEDPLANGVVDFFKNKKVRVFGPDQRAAQLESSKIFAKKFMKKYGVATADFWLLEDGDDIEQVIEQLGGQLVIKYDGLAAGKGVFVCNSTAEAYTALEELKRRYGDTAPFFIEQKFSGQELSIIGITDGKTVKLLSPSQDHKPVFDGDKGPNTGGMGAYCPVPVCTEQVLKQVQEQIVLPTLKGLQAEKLDYHGVLYFGLMLTDRGPQLLEYNVRFGDPETEVILPALKSDLLTLIEASLEEKLDTVSVEKNDGYFVDVVLASGGYPGAYEKGKIITGLDQVGEETLIFHAGTRKENGQIVTAGGRVLNVVAHAPTLEQAIERVYTEVEKIHFDRMYYRKDIGKKGLRQ, encoded by the coding sequence ATGAAAATTGCAATAATCGGTTCTGGCGGTCGGGAACATGCCCTGGCCTGGAAATTAGCCCAAAGTGTGGGACAGAAAAATATCTTTTGTTTGCCCGGTAACGGCGGTACCTGGAACAATGTGTCCATTGCACCCAACGATTTTCAAGCCATTGAAACTTTTTGTCTTGATGAAGGCATTGAATTAATTGTCGTCGGGCCCGAAGACCCGCTGGCCAACGGCGTGGTCGATTTCTTTAAAAATAAAAAGGTGCGCGTCTTTGGGCCGGATCAGCGCGCCGCTCAACTGGAAAGTTCTAAAATCTTTGCCAAAAAATTCATGAAAAAGTACGGTGTGGCCACCGCCGACTTCTGGCTGCTGGAAGACGGCGACGATATCGAACAGGTGATCGAGCAGCTTGGCGGTCAACTGGTGATTAAGTACGACGGACTGGCTGCCGGAAAGGGCGTTTTTGTCTGTAATTCCACGGCCGAAGCGTACACAGCTCTGGAAGAATTAAAAAGGCGTTATGGCGACACAGCGCCTTTTTTTATTGAACAAAAGTTCAGCGGGCAGGAGTTATCGATTATTGGCATTACGGACGGAAAAACTGTTAAGTTGTTATCCCCTTCGCAAGACCATAAGCCGGTTTTCGACGGCGATAAAGGGCCGAACACCGGCGGAATGGGCGCCTACTGTCCGGTGCCTGTTTGTACCGAGCAGGTGCTTAAACAGGTACAGGAGCAAATCGTTCTGCCAACACTGAAAGGCTTGCAGGCCGAAAAACTGGATTACCACGGGGTTCTTTACTTTGGTTTGATGCTAACCGATCGCGGACCGCAGTTGCTGGAATACAACGTGCGCTTTGGCGATCCGGAAACAGAAGTTATTTTACCGGCTTTAAAAAGCGATCTGCTGACGCTCATCGAAGCCAGTCTCGAAGAAAAACTGGATACGGTATCGGTGGAGAAGAATGACGGCTACTTTGTGGATGTGGTGCTGGCCTCTGGCGGCTATCCGGGCGCTTACGAAAAGGGGAAGATCATTACCGGCCTGGATCAGGTTGGCGAAGAGACGCTGATTTTTCATGCCGGCACCAGAAAGGAAAACGGGCAGATTGTCACGGCCGGCGGTCGCGTGCTTAACGTGGTTGCCCATGCCCCGACGCTGGAACAGGCGATTGAACGCGTTTACACCGAGGTGGAAAAAATTCATTTTGATCGGATGTACTATCGAAAAGATATCGGCAAAAAGGGGTTGCGCCAATGA
- the purB gene encoding adenylosuccinate lyase produces the protein MPIENSEDAKRAFAISPLDGRYAGRLQHLSAYFSEFALMRARVQIELHFLKALDSTGLFPGLNQAERQKIEFYLSHFSKDDYRRIKEIEQKLNHDVKSCEVFLRQSLELRNPNMIHFGLTSEDVNNLAYSLLFREYLHNEQLPLLEKLLRQLLEFVKKWKDVPFPARTHGQMASPTTAGKELAVYLNRLFRVYKDLKGFRFPAKLNGATGNFSAFKAAFTDYDWLTFSRNFLQELGFEANLVTTQIEDHDGWARYLNLTKLLDNIVLDLDRDMWLYLTLGYFLLEADPGAVGSSTMPHKVNPINFENSEGNLQVALALLNGITDKLGNSRLQRDLSDSTVTRNIGVALAHGHLALMETLRGLSRLQVNRAYCLSELKRHPELLAEPIQTILRREGVEDPYNLLKEMTRGRTISEDDLQKFIEGLPVREEVKQELLALDVTTYVGDAPRICQLVIEEAEKAL, from the coding sequence ATGCCGATAGAAAACTCAGAGGACGCTAAACGGGCTTTTGCCATTTCGCCGCTGGACGGACGTTACGCCGGCCGCCTGCAGCATCTGAGCGCCTATTTTTCGGAATTTGCCCTGATGCGCGCCCGCGTGCAAATTGAATTGCATTTTTTAAAAGCGCTGGACTCCACCGGTCTCTTTCCCGGATTGAATCAGGCCGAACGGCAGAAAATCGAATTTTATTTAAGCCATTTTTCCAAAGATGATTACCGGCGTATTAAGGAGATCGAGCAGAAGTTAAACCACGATGTGAAATCCTGCGAGGTCTTTTTGCGCCAGAGTCTGGAGTTGCGTAATCCGAACATGATTCACTTCGGATTAACTTCGGAAGATGTGAACAATCTGGCCTATTCGCTGCTGTTCCGCGAATATTTGCACAACGAACAATTGCCCCTTCTGGAAAAACTACTTCGGCAGTTGTTAGAATTTGTCAAGAAATGGAAGGATGTGCCCTTTCCGGCGCGCACGCATGGCCAGATGGCCTCGCCCACCACGGCCGGAAAAGAACTGGCGGTGTACCTCAATCGCCTGTTCCGCGTGTACAAAGATTTAAAAGGCTTTCGTTTTCCGGCCAAACTGAACGGCGCCACAGGCAACTTTTCGGCTTTTAAGGCCGCTTTTACCGACTACGACTGGCTGACATTTTCGCGTAACTTTTTGCAAGAACTGGGGTTTGAGGCTAATCTGGTGACCACGCAGATCGAAGATCATGACGGCTGGGCGCGCTACTTAAATTTGACCAAACTGCTGGACAATATTGTGCTCGATCTGGATCGCGACATGTGGCTGTACCTGACCCTCGGCTATTTTTTGCTGGAAGCCGATCCGGGCGCAGTGGGTTCTTCCACCATGCCGCACAAGGTGAATCCCATTAACTTTGAAAATAGCGAGGGCAATTTGCAGGTGGCGCTGGCTTTGCTTAACGGCATTACGGATAAGCTGGGCAATTCGCGCCTGCAGCGCGATCTTTCGGATAGCACCGTAACGCGCAACATCGGGGTGGCGCTGGCTCATGGACATCTGGCCTTAATGGAAACCCTGCGCGGATTGAGCCGCTTGCAGGTGAATCGCGCCTACTGTTTGAGCGAACTGAAACGTCACCCGGAACTGCTGGCCGAACCAATCCAGACCATCTTGCGCCGTGAAGGAGTGGAAGACCCTTACAACCTGTTAAAAGAGATGACGCGCGGTCGTACGATTAGCGAGGATGATCTGCAAAAGTTCATCGAAGGACTTCCGGTACGTGAAGAGGTCAAACAGGAACTGCTGGCGCTTGATGTTACCACTTATGTTGGCGATGCGCCGCGCATTTGTCAGCTGGTGATCGAGGAGGCGGAGAAGGCGCTTTAA
- a CDS encoding phosphoribosylaminoimidazolesuccinocarboxamide synthase, with the protein MSVLTNLITPQLEKIHSGKVRESFRVDAEHRLIVATDRISAFDSVLKTAIPGKGAVLNSLAAFWFEKTQDIVPNHFVKLIDPNISLVREAKPIKVEMIVRGYLTGSAWRGYQKGKRQVSGVPIPDGMKKNQAFPQPIVTPTTKEESDREISAEDLVKEGWVDAATYQKMAEISLKLFKRGSEFLAERGIILVDTKYEFGLVDGQLVLIDEIHTPDSSRFWSKEDYENHPENAEQLDKEYVRSYLLQNKKDGRYPAELPPEVVAETTRRYREIFRMITGSELPDTEEDVRQRVYKNLLKAGLIKPGFVAFVMGSPSDEAHARKMQKEVEKYGVFSELRVVSAHKNGERIPQVVEDYNLSVEPGVVVAIAGRSNGLGGALAANLTIPVINCPPFSDKTDLMVNVNSSLMMPSNTPAATVIDPKNAAQFAVRCLNLPALREQIMNEIQQMKKDLIDADRKLRGR; encoded by the coding sequence ATGAGCGTTTTAACCAATCTCATTACCCCGCAATTAGAGAAGATCCATTCCGGTAAGGTGCGCGAGAGTTTTCGCGTCGATGCCGAGCATCGGTTGATTGTGGCCACCGACCGCATTTCGGCTTTTGACAGTGTGCTCAAAACAGCCATTCCGGGCAAGGGGGCGGTGCTCAATTCGCTGGCCGCTTTCTGGTTCGAAAAGACCCAGGACATTGTGCCCAATCACTTTGTCAAACTAATCGATCCTAACATTTCGCTGGTACGCGAGGCAAAACCGATTAAAGTCGAGATGATTGTGCGCGGTTATTTGACCGGTTCGGCCTGGCGCGGCTACCAGAAGGGGAAACGGCAGGTTTCCGGTGTGCCCATTCCTGATGGCATGAAAAAGAACCAGGCCTTTCCCCAGCCGATTGTAACGCCCACGACCAAGGAAGAGAGCGATCGGGAGATCTCCGCAGAAGACCTGGTAAAAGAAGGCTGGGTGGATGCGGCAACCTACCAGAAAATGGCAGAAATTAGTTTGAAATTGTTCAAACGCGGCTCCGAATTCCTGGCCGAACGGGGCATCATTCTGGTGGACACCAAATATGAATTTGGGCTGGTCGATGGCCAGTTGGTTTTAATCGATGAGATCCACACGCCGGATTCGTCGCGCTTCTGGTCTAAAGAAGATTACGAAAACCATCCAGAAAACGCCGAGCAGCTGGACAAGGAGTACGTGCGTTCGTACCTGTTGCAAAACAAAAAAGACGGTCGGTATCCTGCGGAGCTGCCGCCCGAGGTCGTTGCCGAAACCACACGTCGCTATCGCGAAATCTTCCGCATGATTACCGGCAGCGAATTGCCCGACACCGAAGAAGATGTGCGGCAGCGGGTGTACAAAAATCTGCTTAAGGCCGGTTTGATCAAACCCGGATTTGTGGCCTTTGTGATGGGTTCGCCTTCGGATGAGGCGCACGCCCGTAAAATGCAAAAAGAGGTTGAAAAGTACGGCGTTTTTAGCGAACTGCGCGTGGTGTCGGCGCACAAGAACGGCGAACGCATTCCGCAGGTAGTGGAAGATTACAACCTTTCTGTAGAGCCAGGCGTTGTGGTGGCCATTGCCGGACGTTCCAACGGCCTGGGCGGCGCGTTGGCAGCTAATTTAACCATCCCGGTGATCAACTGTCCGCCTTTTTCCGACAAGACCGACCTGATGGTGAATGTCAACTCTTCGCTGATGATGCCGTCCAATACGCCGGCGGCCACGGTAATCGATCCCAAAAATGCGGCGCAGTTTGCCGTACGCTGCTTAAATTTACCGGCGCTGCGCGAGCAAATCATGAACGAAATTCAGCAAATGAAAAAGGACTTAATCGATGCCGATAGAAAACTCAGAGGACGCTAA
- a CDS encoding DUF559 domain-containing protein has product MRTQIKQFVRELRKNQTKYELILWEALRNRRLEGKKFLRQHPIQYEINGRKSFFLRIFIVVKRNW; this is encoded by the coding sequence ATGAGAACTCAAATTAAACAATTCGTTCGGGAATTGCGGAAGAATCAAACAAAATATGAGCTAATATTATGGGAAGCTTTGAGAAATCGAAGGCTGGAAGGGAAGAAATTTTTACGTCAACATCCGATCCAATATGAAATAAATGGAAGAAAAAGTTTTTTTTTGCGGATTTTTATTGTAGTGAAAAGAAATTGGTAA
- a CDS encoding dihydroorotase, protein MILKNARWLTAEGYFEEGHIEIENGRIVRLGRSSNPPKSDFTLDVRGCVILPGAIDPHVHFREPGQMYKEGIRNASRAALKGGVTTVIDMPNNRPPTTNHSRVMEKRKRFAAKSLVNWGIMLHAVKGRFVETDNLVKSVKIYMAKSSSLPAITSKSALLQLFEYYPVVSIHAEDETFFLHEQKKKLAHHEWRPREAITGALQKIEQALKNLEDQKRPRVVICHMNTRDEVQWLGRMKAEGFDVWGETCPHYLFFTQDDYLKYGTTLQVNPPIRTEDDRQALLQGLSEGVIDFIGTDHAPHTLAEKQSANPPSGIASIEWLMPQLLYLIDEGVIKWRQLNHLIAQGSAHCYAIQGRDGIKEGNWADLVMVKRFDRNQQEAQVISKTGNNLYKDFDFRWKVEMTMVNGIVKYRKGKFVNDTKGMAI, encoded by the coding sequence ATGATTCTTAAAAACGCTCGCTGGTTAACGGCGGAAGGCTACTTTGAAGAGGGCCACATAGAAATCGAGAACGGCCGGATCGTCAGGCTGGGCCGTTCTTCAAATCCCCCTAAAAGCGATTTTACGCTGGATGTGCGCGGCTGCGTTATTTTACCGGGGGCCATCGATCCCCATGTGCATTTTCGCGAACCGGGTCAGATGTACAAAGAAGGCATTCGTAATGCCTCACGTGCGGCGCTCAAGGGCGGAGTAACCACTGTGATCGATATGCCCAATAATCGGCCGCCGACCACCAACCACTCCCGGGTTATGGAAAAACGCAAACGATTTGCAGCTAAATCACTGGTCAACTGGGGCATCATGCTGCACGCCGTAAAGGGACGCTTCGTTGAAACAGACAATCTGGTGAAGTCGGTAAAAATTTACATGGCAAAATCGTCTTCCCTGCCGGCCATTACCAGCAAATCCGCCCTTTTGCAATTGTTTGAGTATTACCCCGTGGTTTCGATTCACGCCGAGGACGAAACCTTCTTTTTGCACGAACAGAAAAAGAAATTAGCGCACCACGAATGGCGACCGCGCGAAGCCATTACCGGCGCTTTGCAGAAAATTGAGCAGGCCTTGAAAAATTTGGAAGACCAAAAAAGACCGCGGGTGGTTATCTGCCACATGAACACCAGAGACGAGGTGCAATGGTTAGGGAGAATGAAGGCAGAGGGCTTTGACGTTTGGGGCGAGACCTGTCCGCATTATCTGTTTTTTACACAGGATGACTATTTAAAATACGGCACCACACTGCAGGTCAATCCGCCCATTCGTACCGAAGACGACCGGCAGGCTTTGCTGCAGGGGCTTTCTGAGGGCGTGATTGATTTTATTGGCACCGATCATGCGCCTCACACACTGGCCGAAAAGCAAAGCGCAAATCCGCCATCGGGCATTGCGAGCATCGAATGGTTAATGCCCCAATTACTCTATTTGATCGACGAGGGGGTGATCAAATGGAGGCAGCTCAATCACTTGATTGCTCAGGGCAGCGCTCACTGTTACGCCATTCAGGGGCGGGACGGCATTAAGGAGGGCAACTGGGCAGACCTGGTGATGGTTAAACGCTTTGATCGAAACCAGCAGGAGGCGCAGGTGATTTCGAAAACGGGGAATAATCTTTACAAAGACTTTGATTTTCGCTGGAAAGTAGAAATGACCATGGTTAATGGCATTGTTAAATATCGGAAAGGGAAGTTTGTCAATGACACAAAAGGAATGGCCATCTAA